The following coding sequences are from one Triticum dicoccoides isolate Atlit2015 ecotype Zavitan chromosome 4A, WEW_v2.0, whole genome shotgun sequence window:
- the LOC119289891 gene encoding uncharacterized protein LOC119289891 produces MQSHSKLRIASASAQPAVPGLHGWADLPDGPLSSILALSGSFRDVLAFVATCRSWCAAFSSYPNRSAFCTRFPPLLVQFNACVQAPDLPSNKGRHELRTCKVIDPINKNIALRCQIPQAIYQEMHFAGTSYGQLICCLAGYCLVVDVFSGAEVSPPRLPFSSDFESEFYVSGTLTAPLASPNSHLLVSTATSFDWPVGSDSWSELQFSDAWIVQIVELNGQFLAMDDWYKIYTLQLSPQLGLQEITTEWVGDLAPSSYVDPWLVVCGNMLLMVSCFKTMSPGCLPHHLDMSTNPAKWVEVNQLDNWALFVAGDVRSPLFSCMSPERWGGRSKWLYYAGCRSFIAHGVGDERDPSASPKLEYKRSCSRELQPLWVYPSTFYSDAQ; encoded by the coding sequence ATGCAAAGCCATAGCAAACTGCGTATTGCCTCTGCATCCGCACAACCTGCTGTGCCCGGGCTCCATGGTTGGGCAGACCTCCCAGATGGTCCACTAAGCTCCATTCTTGCACTGTCAGGGTCCTTCCGTGATGTTCTTGCCTTCGTGGCAACATGCCGCTCTTGGTGTGCTGCATTCTCCTCATACCCAAACAGATCTGCCTTCTGCACCAGATTCCCACCTCTCCTCGTCCAATTCAATGCATGTGTTCAAGCTCCTGATCTCCCGTCTAACAAGGGTCGTCACGAGCTACGCACATGTAAGGTCATTGATCCAATCAACAAGAACATTGCCCTTCGCTGCCAGATTCCTCAAGCAATTTACCAGGAGATGCATTTTGCTGGCACTTCCTATGGTCAACTAATTTGCTGCCTTGCTGGATATTGTCTTGTTGTTGATGTGTTCAGTGGTGCCGAGGTTTCTCCTCCACGTCTCCCATTCAGCAGTGATTTTGAGAGTGAGTTCTACGTCAGCGGCACTCTGACGGCTCCCCTTGCATCACCCAACTCACACCTCCTTGTCAGCACTGCAACCTCGTTTGATTGGCCAGTGGGAAGTGACTCTTGGTCTGAGCTCCAGTTTTCTGATGCATGGATAGTACAGATTGTGGAATTAAATGGTCAGTTTCTTGCCATGGATGATTGGTATAAGATCTACACTTTGCAGTTGTCCCCCCAGCTTGGTCTTCAGGAGATAACAACTGAGTGGGTCGGCGACTTGGCCCCAAGCTCATATGTGGATCCATGGTTAGTGGTCTGCGGCAACATGCTGCTCATGGTTTCCTGTTTCAAGACAATGAGTCCAGGCTGCTTACCCCACCACCTTGATATGTCGACCAACCCTGCAAAATGGGTGGAGGTAAACCAGCTCGATAATTGGGCACTCTTTGTTGCGGGTGATGTGAGGAGCCCACTGTTTTCTTGCATGAGCCCTGAAAGATGGGGAGGGAGGAGCAAGTGGCTGTACTATGCCGGCTGTCGCTCCTTTATTGCACATGGAGTGGGCGATGAGCGTGATCCATCTGCCAGTCCTAAGCTAGAGTACAAGAGAAGCTGTTCCAGAGAGTTACAGCCCCTCTGGGTGTATCCAAGCACGTTCTACTCTGATGCCCAGTGA